AGAAACTTGTTATTTTAACGGtgagaaacctaattctttgtttcacatgctatttaacattaaagctcttaaaaatctcataaactattaaactttagtcaggcagataaaacttttgaaccattatcaaataaatttctttttcaataaacctcttaaacttctttttgtatccccttaaatggcaaaaataaacttactcattagcagacccaaatacacaaacacgcacacacacacacacacacacacatacatatatatttggctTCTTAAGGTTCTTTTACAATAGACAGAGCTTAGGATTTACCCAATTTCTGATACTATAGTAAAGCAgcaatttccttatcttttttttttttgtcttaaaaaggCTCCACCTAGTTGGAGTCTTTTAAAAGCTTCCCTGGACCTATACCTTGAGATGAGGGCTGGGAGCTGAGAAGGACTGATCTTGCCCCACCCTCACCTACCTTTTATCTcatggtagaagacaagattaggtcattctaatcatttacatatgtttaagttaACCTAGAcatttttgaaaggcaaaagataactaatttctttcccttttactgttctggaactgttacttttactttaagacaaaatgatCTTTTTCTTCAGCCCAATCAATAAATTCTTAGGAGTCTCTATAAGTACGTTCTAATTAAACTTGAATTTCTTTTCACCAATTAATTTCTATGAATCACAAATTACACATAAGACACGCACAGAGGTGACTGAGACAGtcttgcagtctcaacctcccagacaggcCTGGTCACACATAAGATGAATAGACAAACAAAGCACTCGGACCAGACAAGCCGGAAAGGGAAAGGCGGGACGAGGATGATCTTAGTGAGGTCTTACACGTTACTAGGAATATCTGAATCTctacttcaatcctccagatacctcctatccccAATATCAGATGAGGGGTTTCAATATCCCAATCTAAACATAGATGCCTACATCCACTCCCCAGAACAATGGCACACCAACCAGAGACAGACAACATCCAGACACACAAAAAGGATGGCCATCACACACTCATATGCCTGCCCAAACTCTAGAGTCACCAGGACCAAGAGTACCTCCTGAGAGAAtagtttaaaaatgaaaggaaagaaaaaaaaagtcaaggaagtAGACTATAGGAGCGATCTCCGCGACCTCCCACTGGGGGTATTCCACTCGCTCTGGAGCACCCTCTGTGGCCTCCTCCTATTGGAGGTTAGTGACCTGCTCAATTTACTGAGTGCTCTCCACCACCCTCTGGTGGGGTTTGCAACCCACTCGGTGGGCTCTCTCCACGGCTCTGTTGGAGGTCCGCAACCTGCCCTTGGGATATAGGGTGATCAGTCTCTAACAAGGACGCACTCCTTGTCCCCAAAATCCCTTTTGAGGAAGGCAAACGACCAGAATGCTCTCTGTGAACCCCCCTCTTTGGGGCTTGTGACCCGTTcagtggaaagaggaaagaagaagagagggaaaaaaactgGAGCACCAGAGACCAATAGAAGGGCCTCCTAAGCGAATAGTTTAAAaacgaaaggaaagaaaagaaaaaaaaaaaaagtcaaggaaggACTATGCAACCCGTTCAGGAGCACTCCTGGCAGCCTCCCCATCAGAGGCTCATGACCTGCTCAGTTTACTGAATGCTCTCTGTGATCCTCTGGTGGGGTTCATGACCCACTCGGTGGGTCTTGTCCGTGGCTCTGTCTGAGGTCTGTGACCCACCCTTGGGATATGGGGTTATCAGCCCCTCATAAGGACTCACTCCTTTTTCCCAACTCTCCTTTCACGAAAGGCAAATGACCAGAACACTCTCTGGGAATCCGCCTTCATTGGGGCTCACGACCCATTTggtggaaagaggaaagaagagagaaaaaagagaaaaaaaaatgcagacaaggtatgcagaaaaaaaagaggttaATAAAAGTTGCTGAAGTGGGAAGGAGGACTGAGGGGGAGAGTCACCTGAACTTACCATTTCAAAGAGACACCAGACAAAACGGTCCAGGTGGCCGGTTGTCTCTGAGTAGAGGTCTGTTCCAGAGGCTCAGTCCCTCTGGTCTGTGTCCCCTAACTGGGGGCTAATTTGAGCCCCTAGTCTCCTGGCTGGCCCACCAAATTTTGTTACCaatcgccaatctgacacaaagggtccttgccttttcccgagtaagaatacacgcaAAGACAAActtcatcttcagcaagcttcattttgcttgagtcaagcaaaaggagtcagtggggttctaagcctctccaaaaggctgactcaaaaaaggaagcaaggctagggcttatatgggctcagtggagacaatagagtaatgaatacttagtgggcttctttcaaggcgcgggtacttctcagaatggtggtgcgtGTTAATTAAACTGCatgtgcatctggaatccaagatggaacccgctgatattcaagatggagtcctcttggcagcccttggcatcactaaTGGGATATAGTGCAGgagcactgatctttggcactacatcgccatcttcagagggctaaggaaggttaaacagtggtcacaccTTGTTCTGTGCGtgtgggagcctgtaaaggggaaagggactagaaaaacactaagaaggagcaGGGTGTGTTTCTTGTTTACCCAACTTTTAGATGGTAACCTTCTaatagctcttttgttccaccaccacctatctgtctcaGTGGTGCAGTGTGGGTAAGTGATatgtgatacagctgctaaccaaaaggtcggcagttcaaatccaccagcggctccttggaaaccctatggggcagttctactctctccactagggtcgctatgggtcggaatcaactgaatgggtttttttttttctttttctttgacacAGGTTATGTTCTAGAGGCAGCAGACACAGCAATTGAGGAAGAAAGACACATGggcgtgtgtgtatgcatatacgtgaatgtgtttgtgtatgcagatatgtgtatttgtgtgtgcacggatgtgtgtatttgtgtgtgtatgtgcatatgcaTGCAtgagtatatgtgtgcatgtatgtatttatatgtattaatatatgtgtatgtatttgtgtgtatatttgtatgtgtgtatgaatgtatgagtatatgtgtatgtgtatttgcataggcatgtatgtgtatatttgtgtattGTGTATGCAtactgtgtatttgtgtgtgtgcatgtgtgtgtatgtgcatgtgtgtaagcatgtatatatttgtgtatgtgtgcatgtatgtgtgtgtgtgtgtgtgtgtgtatgatgcgTTGtggcagggcaggggtggggaccAGGATGGAAGCCAGACGGGAGGGAAGATACGGGGTACCTGGGGGGAAATCACTCCAAGTGAGGCCAGGTCTGACAGGCCCGGTGTGGAAAGGTGGGGGACTGGGGCAGGGAAAGGCTGGGCTGCAAAATCACTGTACCTAGTGGGGCCTCTGGTATTTCTCCCTGGACCCTCCCGCTCTCCCTCAAAAGAGGGGAGAAGGGGAGAAGTGGCCAACGGCCAGGAACCCCAGGGCATTGGAGAGGGAGGGCACGCCCCAGGGCAAGTCCAAGGGAGCAGTGCAGCCTGAAATGCCCAGAACCAGGAGGCAGAAATCCCAGCTCCGCACAAGAGGGGTCCTGGCCAGGCCCTGGGGGCCAGGACTGCCACCCTCCCCTTAAGGGGCAATCTTCAGCATCCATCACTTGTGGGGCTGAGGTGATCTGGGTCACAAATGGAGCATCCTAGAGACACACATGTGCTATTCGGGACCGGTGTTCATGACCTGCAATGAGATGACGAAGGCAGGTGGCACCTGAACTCCCAAAGGTGAGTTGTGTCTGTCTCTGGGGTGTGAGTTTAAGGGCgattcagttttttttgtttttcttaccttTATTTTGTAAGTTTTCTACAATTAAACTTcactagtttataaagaaagaaaaaaaaaaaatggcagcttAGATTCTCTGCCCTCTCCACCCTTCACCCAGGCCCATCTTCTACATCCTGGGTCATGGCACATCCCAGGGTGGGGGACAGAAGGGGCCTCTAGTGAGGCCGTTTGTCCTAGTTACTATAAACcaaaataccacaactgggtagATTAAAGGACTGTGAGAATTTACCGTCTCTTAATTTAGAAGGtggttgttggatgccatcaagtcaatttttgactcatagcaacccctaggctgtaatctttactggagcagatggcCAGTCTTTCTCTATGGAGATTCCAatcgccaaccttctggttagcatctgagccctTAATCCTCTTAACCGTTTTGCCGCCAAGGCTCCTTGGGAGGTtaggagtccaaatcagggcatcagctctaggtgAGGGTTCTTCCTTGTCTGTAGCCCTTGGCATTCCCTGGCGTTTCTTGACTGTTTATAGTTACCCTTTCCCACTGTGTCTgtgtattctgctctttttataagacaccattcagaagggaataggtttaggacccaccctactccagtatagcctcattaacataacaaaagaaaccccctaTTTACAAGCAGAGTCATATTTACAGggacagggattaggacttccaTGCATATttttaggagacacaattcaactgTGACATGACAGAAGAAAAGCTCGGAGGCCGTTCTAGCCTAAGAGGGCCCAAGAAGGGGGCTCAGAGGAATCCCACCTTGGTGACTAAAAACTCGAATTGCATTGGAGACACACAGCACCCCTACCAGGGGCAGTCAGCCCTCAGGCTTGCTtatctgctggctcacagggatAGCCATGGGGTGTCCACATGCCCAGCTTCGGCTACATCTCCTTCAGCTTTTCCTACCCCAGCCAGGTGCAAGCCGAGCCCCAGGGTGAAGGACACCAGGGGCCAGGGAGGCGGTGAGAGACACAGGCAGGTCCAGCGTGTCCATGCTCCTCCAGGACCCACCACCTACCCTGTCCCAGTAGCTGCAGCGCCACCGCCACATGCAGAAGGAACTGCCTCCCCAACTGGGTAACCAGCCCTGTCAATTGTGCAGGGCTCAACCCCCCAATAAACCCTGCACATGTGCATTTCCTGGTGGGTCTGCTTTTCTGAGGGAACCAATGCAGAGGCTTTTCCTGAACCAGGCTCTGAGCTCAGCCTTGGGGGTTCACAGAGAGGAAGGCAGCACTACACCCCTCAGCTGTAGGGGGGGAGGGACCTCGATCGGGGAAAGACAGGAAATATGGGACTTGGGAAGTCAGTCTTGATGAGTGCTAGAGGGGaaatatggaagggcaagaggcagGATGGGGCCAGTGGGGGTTGGAGAGACAGTTCCAGTTTTAAGTGTGGTAGTCAGAGGTATTAGGGTTGGGTTTACTCTATAAGAACTATTTTTTTCTAGTCAGGGATATTAGGCAAAGCCTGGAGGAAGGGAGCCAGCCACACGAAGGCCTGGCCCAGACCaagcaaagaaaggcctggggcagGACGGCCTTGCTTTGTTCCGCCAGCGAATCTGCCCTGAGATCCGTCTCTCGAGGACATTCGTCACGGGCCACCTGGCGAACCTCTCACTCTCTGAGATCCCTTAGGTTCAGACGCATAGCCAGCCCTTTCTCTCAAGGAGAAGGCAGGTGGCCACAGTGACTGGGAGGTGGGGCAGGGACAGATGGGCCTGGACGCCAGCCCAGCCCCACGCATGCCCTGTCTGCCGTCTCAGCCCATCACAGGTGCCGGCTCGGTGAGGAGGACCTTGCGACCTAGGCGGGGGCCAAGCTGGACCCTCTTGCCTGGAAGGTGGTGAGACAGGCATGGACTCCTGGGGACCAGGGTCAGTGTCCACAACCAAGTGTCCAAGGAGGTGCTGTCATAATGCCACATATGGGGAAGCTCCGCTGTCAGGAAGGGCCTTAAGTCCATTTTGTTTTCACCCTAGCAGTGACCAGAAGACTGAAACTGTCCACATCAAATGAACCCTGAAGATCTAAATCAAGACCACATGCACAGAGACCTGTACAGGGTCTTTGCTGATGTACTGAGGGGACTGTTGCTTCAGATAAGAGAGGGGATTCCCAAGACTTAAAACAAAGTTAGGTCAAGGGGTCACTGGGTGTGCAAACAATTAATGAggtcagctgctcaccaaaatgttggaggtgcttcaaaagaaaggtctggaggtctactgccaaaagatcagccattgaaaaccctgtggagtgcagttctactctgacacatgtagggttgctgtgagtcagaatcaacttgacctgCTGGTTTTAGGTCTGGTTCAAAGTGACAAGGCCCTGAGCACCACAGTCTACTGTGAGGCTCCTTCTGGGCACCAGGACTGGAGGTTGTAGGCTACAGGGTTCAGGGGGTCCCATTTTGGGGTAGGAGGCAGCTAAATGGGATGGAAGCTGGGGTCTGAGTCCTTGTTTTGTTTGCACCAGGCACAGCCCTCCCTTCTGGGCTCTGTCCTCTGACACCCACACGGTTGGAGGTGGGACTTCCTCCTGGGTCAGGAGAGGGTGCTGTTCTGACCTGCAGAGAGGCCCAGGAGAGGGCAGAGCCTGGGCCCACAGGCTTGTCAGAGGGGATGAGGTGTCTGGCCCAGGAATTCTTGTGGTGCCCAGGTTCTGTGCAGCCTGCTCAGCAGAGGGGCCCCAGGACTCAGCCAGCCCAGGTACACCTTCACCTGGCCAGGCCCCAGTTCTGTCCTCTATAGGTGAGGCCTAGGAGGCACCCCTGGCTCCCGGTCACCAGCCTGGCCCTGGGCTAGCTTCCTTGGGACCCAGGGCCAATTCCACCCACCCAGCCTCGGCCTGGGAGCCACAGGGGAAGGTTCCCCACCTGGCCAAGGTGTATGGGGAAGGCCAGGTGGGCTGGCCTGGGTAGAGGCCCTGGGCACAGGCGAACATGGTCAACGTGTGGATGGTAGGGGTGGGCGGAGGGCTGGGATCTGTGCCCAGGCGTCCACCACCACAGCATGTTCTGGAAGCCTCAGCGTGTCCTCCGGGAGCCTGGCAGGAGAACAAGTAAAAAGGCCATCATCCCTTGTCCTGACTAGAGAGTGACAGTCCTTGTGTCTATGGTATCAACAGAGAATTAGAGATGGAGCTTCTCCAGGGCAGGGCCGCCTCTGTGTCACCAGTCCCGGAAGAGGGGATTGAGTCCCCCACCCCAAGTTGGCCCTGTGACTGCTCTGCCTTGGTACCTGGCCTGGGCCCAGTCAGCTCTCCTGCCAGGAAGGGGTCTGCATCCTGGGGGCCTCACCGAGTACTGACTCAGGCTTGGATCTGCTCCTCTTCCTGCATTGACTCAGGTGCTCCTAACCCTATGGCCTGCTGCCAGCCAGAGCTCAGGGCCACCTGGGGGCTCAGAGGAACATCGCTGCTCCCCATCAGGGCCCTGGGTGGAGATCGCATGGCCGCCAGGTGTTCTTTGCTATCTCGCGATGGGCTTGCACCTACCAGGGCCTGCCCCTCCACCTGGTTTCCACATGGCTGCATCTAAGcagttaaaaaccagttgccattaaatcaactctgactcatggcaaccccatgtgtgtcagagtagaactgtgctccatagagttcccaggCACTGATTCTcaagatggccagacctttcttccaaggcgcctctggatggacttgaaccttcaacattTTGGTCTGCAGCCAAGTGCATTCAGCATTTGCACTGCTCAGGGACTTGCAATTGCATCTACATGGCATTAGAGGAAAATGATCGAGCTCCCTCATTTCAGTGCCTTTCCTGCCATTTTCCCTGGGACTGCAGGGCAGGGGAGCCACATTGATATCAAAGGCAAAACTTCCCGACTCCTCTTGAACCTCCCCCCAACACCAATCCTCAAATTTCCTTCCAAAGGCAGCACCTCTGTCCACATACACATGTATAGAACATCCTGAGCCCTTTCCAGCCACTCGCCTCTTGTTTGGGATTATCCTCCCTACTGGGTGCTTCACCCCTTTCAGCCTCTCAGGCTTCTGGCAGATTCTTCCTCAGGTGAAAACAGCTTGGCTTTGCCTGGCTTCTCTAAGTGCATCTTAGTGAGTAGCCCGAGGAGGGATCATGGCCCGGTGGCACATGGAGCAGACGTGGAGCAGGCAGAGGACTGGCTGAGGCTGCAGGACACCTGATCTGACGCTCACCACATGCCGGCCCGGCTCCCCTTGGCTGGGCCCCAGGGTGGGGACCCCAGGAGAGGAGGACACTCCAGTAGGGCCAGCGCATGCTTTGCCTGTGCGCCAGCTCCATGCCTGCTTGGCCCACGCACGGCAGATGACAGGTCCAAGTGCAGCCAGAGCACTCACTCCTCTAGAGCCCACCTTGGAAGAGTCTGTCCCAGGGCCCACGGGGGCAGGCTGCCCAGGGCACACCTGAGTCAACACCAGGGGCACAAAGGGCCAGAGCCAGGGCTGCTCTCAGAGGGACCAGTGCAGCCGCCCTACCTGTTATGAGGTCCAGGCTGCTGAGTGCCCACACCTGAGCCAAGGGGGCAAGAGGCTACACTGCAAGACCCCACTTGCCATCACAAGCTGTGCCCCTGAGGGAGATCAAGACAGCGGTCCCCTAGGTTTCCAACAAGAAGCGCTTGGTGTCGGGGTCTCTCCCTAGACACAGCTGATGCTCCTCCCCATGGCTCCTGGGGAGGCTCCTTCTGCACACCCCAGGTGAGTCTCTGCCCCCCAAGGCGACCTGGGGGCTCTGAGGTGTAGGTCTGGCAGCATCTGCTGGGCTTCTCCAGGCCCATCCTTCCCCCTCATTGCATCCCCCTTGGTTCCAGGCCCCAGGCCCTGGACACGTTCATCCATTCAGTCATTCTTTCACTCATCCAGTACTGTTGAGGAGCCTTCCTCATGCAGACCCTGCCCCAGTCTACAGCAGAGACACCCCCATCTGTGGATCTGTCATGCAGACAGATGGGGGCATGGGGAAGGGGCTACTGGCCAGAAGAGGCCTCCTGGTAGGGTGGAGGGGCTCAGCAGCCTGCAGCCAGGGGACAGGACAGAAAGTAGCCTGTGGCTGCCATCAGGTGTGGGACCAGAACACAGGAACTCCACCATGTGGTGAGTCTGAATCTCCACCAGTGAATGAAGTTACTCAAAGTCCTGCGGTGTGTTTCTTGGCAGGGGGGAGGGGGGCTGGAATTAGAGGGAGGAGGAGCCCTCGAAAAATGGATGGAGCTCTGAGGAGCAGGAGTTGGGCATAGGGCTGCCAAATTTAGCCAAAAAAAGTACAGGAGACCAAGATAAATTTGAACTTCAGGCTAATTGActccatgagaccaaaagaactagatgatgcccagctaccactacttaATATTTTTATCAAAGACTCTGTagaacaatcctgatcaaaagggggaaaacacagaacagaacttcaaattctcatggagtcaggctttctggagccatagaggctggatgaacccctaaaaagtAATGTGcagggataatctttaaaccttaaaccaaaaatatcccctgaagtcttcttaaaaccaagcaatagtttagctttactagtaaagaatgtctgctttgagcatttgtgctcttttaagatgtatctgtatgggatcaaacaggtgacagcaactccaaagatcagacaagaacctcaggggcagtgagttcatgtcaatggggaaaaaacaacTTGGataaaggaggatgagaatgtctgcacaactcaaggaatgtaatcaatgtcgtgtagaaactgttgaaaaggttatgttctgctgtgtatgttctcaacaacaacaaagcattattttttaaaatgctgaacTTCAAATAACCAACGGATAGGTGTTTACCGTAAGGGTGTACTGTGCAAAGGAACGCTGTTAAGAGCTGTACACGGGGGTCCTGGGAGCAAAGGTGGCCCCATTCTTAGATGGGACCAGCCACATTCCTGCCCACTCTCTACGGGGGGCTGAGGCCCAGCACGTCCCACCACCTCCTGCATTGCAGTTGCCAGGTACCCCCTCCCCAGACTGGCCCTACCTGGCTTTGGGGTGCCAATGCCCAGGCAGGGGACAGGAAGGGGAGAGGCAAGCAAGGGGCCCCAgcagcccaccccaccccagcagcCACCCTAGCCCACATCTTGGCTTAGCCTCTGGCCCACACAGGGCTTCTCAGAGGCTGGCAGCCTGTACTCCAGGTGCCACACAGTGGCCCTCGTTCACGCagactccttttcttcctttcctgcctcGTGTCCCCCTCCCTCACCAGTGCTTCCTGGGATCACCCCAATAAACCACCCATATCCCAGCCCAGGCAAGGGCTGCCTTGGGGGAACCATAGTCAGACCAGGAGAATCTGATATCTGTGGGTGTGGAACCCCAATGAACTGGGGGTCCCAAAGTGTTTCCTCCAAAGCCTCCCAATCCTCCCTACCCCTCTAGAGAGCCTGGCACTGCTAATCTCCTCCCATAAATCACCTTTCTGATCAAACTGACCAGAGGGGTCTGCTATCTTAGAACAAACCTTGAAAATGTAGATAGGGAGACTTGGGAGGGAGGAACGGGCCTGGCTTGGTGGActtggggtggtggggagggagcTCTCAAGGCATCAACTCAAGCATGCTCACGTGTTTATTAGCAAAGAAAGGGGACAGAAGGGATCGAACCCAACTCAGCAAAGGCTTGGCCTGGGTGTCCCCAGCTCTGCGcagtgtgccagctccatggGCTCAGGCTGGCAGCAGGAGCAGGGACGCCCAGAGCAGAGCCAGAAGAAGCAGTGAGGAAGGGTCTGTCCCCAGTGGGCCACAAGCCATCAGCTTTCGGATCCATTGGAAATGCTCGCTGACGTTGGTGTAGACGCCAGGCCGGTTTGGGCGACCGCAGCCCACACCCCAGCTCACGACTCCAATCTGATACCACACATTATCCAGTTCGCAGACCAAGGGTCCACCTGAGTCACCCTGGGGAGCAGTGTGTGCGTGAGCCTGGGCGGGGGTGCCGGGGCAGTACAGAACTAAAGGAGAGGCCTGAGAGTAGAAGCTGTGCAGCTGGACGACAATCTGAAGcgactgagcctcagtttctgcatctgcaaAGTAGGGCAACAATCCCCACCTCCCGGGGCTGGCGTGAAGTTCAGTTCGTGGGAAACCAGGGGCAGGTGGTAAACTCCAGGGCAGGAGTAGGGTGGGGGGTTGGGATGTCAGGGCACAGAGGCCCTGGTGGGGAAAGGGAGACACTCACAAAGCAGGCATCTTTGCCACCTTCTGGCTCGCCAGCGCAAACCATGTCTCCCCAGATGTTATAGCGGAAATCCGGCTGTTGGTACAGGTGGTTACATATGGTGGTGTTTATGATGGAGATCTGAACTTCCTGGAGGTTGTATGGAGGCTCCAGCTCTGTTGGGGGGTGGGGACAGGAGACAAAGAGAGATGGTCAGCTGAGACTCAGGCTGCAGGGTGGGCTGTGGGGCACCCACAGGGCCTGGGGCAGGGCTCTCATCCCCAGCTCTCGTCAGTGCCAGCACTAGAACCTCACGGGTGctcagccaaccccacagaacaACCAAGAGGGTGGGCAGGCTGCTCCAGGGCtacctgagactcagtttcctgatctgtaaatgCGAAGATGGCCCCTGCCCCAGCGAGTGAGGGGACTCCTGGACCAAAGAGTGCACAGGGAGGGGCCACGAACTGGCTTGTGGAGGATGGTAAGGTCCGGCTGCAGGGTCCAGGCCCAGGACCACAAAGTGCAGCTGGCTGTGCCCCTGGGCCGGCATCCGCTCACCCCTTGCAGCAGCAGCACTTTATGTAGCTCCTGCCAACTCTAGAGGAAGGCAGATTTCCCCTGGAGCCCTCCCACCTCCAATGCCAGGCATGCAGCCTTGGGGACATCTCTCCCTCTCTGGGCCAATGAGACTGGGCTTCTCCTCTATTTACTAGCTTTGGGGCCCTGGGCAATTCCCATAGCTCTCTAAATCTCAgtttcattatctgtaaaatgggtataaaaatGTTCCCAGCCTGGCTTCGTTAAGTGAGTTCCGGGAGGAGCAGAGACTTGGCTTTGCTCACTCCTGAGTCCCAgagcccagaacagtgcctggcatgagaCCTGCATGCAGGAGTCGATCTGTTGTCATTATTGTCATGATAGAGAGATGCAGGGGTGGGCCAGCCCTGGGAGCAGTGGGGAGGGGCACTGCGGGCAAAGGGAGTGTGCCCATCTGAGGCCACAGGCCCCGGGTTGCTTTGGGGACTTGGGGTGAGAGGTGAGCAGGACACCCCCCCGCAGATCTTCAGTGGGGAGCCCAGGGTGGAGGAGGATGGCTTGGATTAGGAGGATGGAGCAATGGGCTCAGTCCTCCAGGGGAGTTGACATGAATGAGGACAGATGCAGAGGGCAGGGAACAACTGGGGATGCTGGGGAGCAGGGGGCACCCCAAACTTAAGTGGAATGAATGCGTGGAAAAAACTTGCGGCGTCACCTACAGACCCATTGAGAGCTCCCATCCTCACATTTATGGAGAGAGAAACAGCCTGGGGTGCAGTCCTGGGCCGAGCTGGCCACCTCTTCCAATGCACGCAGCTGGCCACATAGCCAGCCGGGAGCGGGAACTGAGAGTTTGGTCCAGAAAATCCTGCCCGTGCAGGTGGAGGCAGTACAGCAGCAAGTGAGGGGAGAACACTGAGCGGGTCACCACGGGCTCCAGTGGGTAAACAAGTGGATGTGGACGCAGCCTTCCCCAAACCCGCCTGTCCCCCAGCCTTACCCTTGTTCTCCATGATGTCTCCCCACCCAGACACCCAGCAGTCAGTCCGGTTCTGGAACTCCACAGTGGAGTCCACGACACAGATGGGCTGGATATGCTCCTTGTAGGTGACAGAGGAGGACAGCTTCATCAGGGCAATGTCGTAGGGTGAAGACCCCAGAAACCTGGGGTTCATCACAACTCTCTCCACGCTGTAACGATTCTCGTAGGCCTGGAGGTTCCAGATGGATGGCGTGGCAGACAGCTCACCAAACTGGATGCTCCATGGAAAGGGGTCAGTGGTCCTGGCAGAGAGGAGGGCACAGTCAGGGGCTTGGAAGGAGTCACCTGAGCTCACCTGGGGCCTCTccgtggga
The sequence above is drawn from the Elephas maximus indicus isolate mEleMax1 chromosome 12, mEleMax1 primary haplotype, whole genome shotgun sequence genome and encodes:
- the LOC126086724 gene encoding testisin-like, with protein sequence MGSPGVGRSIVLEEEMGRGRGNGGRPSRAGTRGSRGGARREEEAMRTLLLWLLLSRAGLWGLGEFGQGVRTQEGSPAQLPPGSPDGDLVSSNPGATKWNLLTTPCGRRKVPTRVVGGKDAELGSWPWQGSLRLWGNHVCGCSLLSRRWVLTAAHCFEQTTDPFPWSIQFGELSATPSIWNLQAYENRYSVERVVMNPRFLGSSPYDIALMKLSSSVTYKEHIQPICVVDSTVEFQNRTDCWVSGWGDIMENKELEPPYNLQEVQISIINTTICNHLYQQPDFRYNIWGDMVCAGEPEGGKDACFGDSGGPLVCELDNVWYQIGVVSWGVGCGRPNRPGVYTNVSEHFQWIRKLMACGPLGTDPSSLLLLALLWASLLLLPA